The Bosea sp. AS-1 region CCCATAGCAGACCGGGCCGGGATCGGCGCCGGCCGAGCGTGGCCCGACCTTGAGCAGGCCGCCGGAATCGATCGCGGCGAGCGAGCCGCCACCGGCACCGACCGTGTGGATGTCGAGCATCGGCGCCTTGATCGGGTAGCCGTGGACATTGGCCTCCGAGGCGAGCTTGGCCTCGCCGTCGTCGAGCAGGGCGACGTCCGAGGAGGTGCCTCCCATGTCAAAGGTGATGAGGTTCGGGATACCGATCATGGCACCGATCGCCTGCGCCGCGACGACGCCGGTCGAGGGACCGGAAAGCACCGTGCGCACCGGCAGGCGAGCCGCCATGTCGAAGCCGATGACCCCGCCATTGGACTGCGTCAGATGCGGCGTCGCCTTGAGGCCCAGTTCCTTCAAACGGTCAGCGAGGCGGCGGATATAGCCCTGCATGACCGGGCCGAGATAGGCGTTGACCACCGTGGTCGAGATGCGCTCGTACTCGCGGAACTCGGGCGCGACCTCATGCGAGGCGCAGATGAAGGCCTCGGGAAACTCCTCGGCCACGATGCGCTTGGCCGCTTCCTCGTGCTCCGGCCGGACGAAGCCATAGAGAAAGCCGATGGCGACCGCCTTGACGCCCTCGGCCTTCAACGCCCGCGCCGCCTGCCGCACTGCACCTTCGTCCAGCGGCGTCTCGACCGCGCCGTCATGGCGGACACGCTCGGCGACGCCGAAGCGCAGGTCGCGAGTGACCAGCGGCGGCGCCTTGTCGGCCTGGAGATCGTAGAGATCGGGCCGCTTCTGCCGGCCGATCTCGATCAGATCGCGGAAACCCTCGGTGGTGACGAGGCCCGTCTTCACGCCGCGATGCTGGATCAGGGCGTTGGTACCGACCGTGGTGCCATGACCGAAATAGGCAATGTCCGCCGGGCTGGCGCCGACGCGCTCGACGCCTTCCTGCGTGCCGCGCGCGATGGCGCGGGAGGGGTCGTCAGGCGTCGAGGGCACCTTCCAGACCGCGACCATGCCGGTCGCATCGTCGAACAGGCAGACATCGGTGAATGTGCCCCCGGAATCGATCCCGATCCGCCACGCCATTTCCGCCTTCCTCCCTTACAGCACCGCCGTCTCGGTCTGCGTCCACGTCACACCGTGGCCGAAGCCGCCCTGATAGCCGCAGACCCGAGCCGCCTGTTTGGCCCCAGCCGCCAGGGCGGCGGCGATGCCGGCTCCATCCAGTATCGCCAGCAGGCAGGCGGCGATGAAACCGTCACCGGCGCCGAGCGTATCCACCACGGATGCAGGGCTGGCCGCCTGCTCATGGAAGCGTCCCCCAACGAGTGCCACCGCGCCCTTCGCGCCGCGCGTCGCCACCACCATTCCGGCACCCCAGCCGACGCAGCGTTCCAGCAGGACGCGGCATTCGGTGTCAGAGGCGGAGGGGTGCGACAGGAAGGCGATATCGACGGCCGGCAGTGTCGCGGCGAGGTTCTCGTCGGTCCAGCGCTCCGAGAAATCATATGACAGACGCCTGGCTGCGCCACGTATGACCGGTAGCGCCGCTCCGAGTTCACTGTAGATGCTGGAATGGACGAGATCGAAGCCGGCGACATAGGCGAGATCGTCCCGGTCGAACGGTCCCCATTCACCGCGCACGCCAGGCTCAGAGCGCAGGAAGCGCCGGTCCCGCCCATCATGGCCGATGAAGGCGCGGGCATTGGGGCCCGGCCTGATCCGGCAGCGGGCGATGTCGACGCCCTCCTGCGTCAGTGCCTCGACGATGAGCGTTCCAGCCTCGTCCGAGCCGAGGCAGCCGAGATAGCCCGTCTCCGCTCCCAGCCGCTTGGCCTGCACCGCGACATTGACCGCATTGCCGCCGGGGAACTGGAGGCCGCGATCGACATAGGTGTCGACGGTGTTGTCACCCAGTCCCAGAAGCCTCTGCGCCATCGCGGCTACTCCCCCCGGATCAGTACGCTACCTTCCACATGTAGCGGCGGGTGGTCAGGGGCTGGTTGCGCAGCACGGAGAGATGCGCCGAGAAGCGCTTGAGCGCCGCCTGCAGGATATAGGGTGCGACAATGGGGCGGATTTCCGGGTCGACGCCCTTCATCGCGTAATCGCGGGAATCGTAGTTCATCACGCGCCCGGCATAGGTGTCACAGAAGCTGGTGACGCGCTCCATCAAGGGCCGGCTCGGATCCTCGCCGGTGATCAGGATCATCGGCGTCTGCTTGTCGACGATCTCGAAGGGGCCGTGGAAGAACTCGGCCGCCTCGATCGGGTAGCTGTGCAGCCAGAGCATTTCCATCAGGATGCAGACGCCGAAGACATAGGCCGTGGTGAAGCCGGGGCCCGAGGCGACATGGTAGATGCGGTCGTCGCCGGCATAGGTGGCTGCATCGGCGGCAGCGCGGGCCTCGTTCTGCTCGGCCGCATCGCACATCGCAGCCGGCAGCGCGTCGAGCGAAGCGAGCAGCTTGGCGCCGAGCGGCCAGTTTTCCTTGGCAGCCATCAGGCCGCCGACCAACGCCTGCATCAGCATGAACATGGCGGCGAAGGATTCACTGGTGCTGCCGACGAGGAAATGCCGCGACACAGCCTGCGCCAATGGCTTGTCGCCATACTGGCTGAACGCGATG contains the following coding sequences:
- a CDS encoding PfkB family carbohydrate kinase; amino-acid sequence: MAQRLLGLGDNTVDTYVDRGLQFPGGNAVNVAVQAKRLGAETGYLGCLGSDEAGTLIVEALTQEGVDIARCRIRPGPNARAFIGHDGRDRRFLRSEPGVRGEWGPFDRDDLAYVAGFDLVHSSIYSELGAALPVIRGAARRLSYDFSERWTDENLAATLPAVDIAFLSHPSASDTECRVLLERCVGWGAGMVVATRGAKGAVALVGGRFHEQAASPASVVDTLGAGDGFIAACLLAILDGAGIAAALAAGAKQAARVCGYQGGFGHGVTWTQTETAVL
- a CDS encoding hydantoinase/oxoprolinase family protein; translation: MAWRIGIDSGGTFTDVCLFDDATGMVAVWKVPSTPDDPSRAIARGTQEGVERVGASPADIAYFGHGTTVGTNALIQHRGVKTGLVTTEGFRDLIEIGRQKRPDLYDLQADKAPPLVTRDLRFGVAERVRHDGAVETPLDEGAVRQAARALKAEGVKAVAIGFLYGFVRPEHEEAAKRIVAEEFPEAFICASHEVAPEFREYERISTTVVNAYLGPVMQGYIRRLADRLKELGLKATPHLTQSNGGVIGFDMAARLPVRTVLSGPSTGVVAAQAIGAMIGIPNLITFDMGGTSSDVALLDDGEAKLASEANVHGYPIKAPMLDIHTVGAGGGSLAAIDSGGLLKVGPRSAGADPGPVCYGRGATEPAVTDANVVLQTLNPTHLLGGRMPIDQSLSKQAIGRLADELGLDLMATAQGIISVVTANMAKAIRVISVQRGHDPRDYALVAFGGAGPLHAARLARELDMKRIVVPRNPGIGCALGLLLTDLRANFATTRLATLSDALVPDMAEIFVALQEQADHWFAEEGVASADRRLKRTADLRYHGQNYELAIDVPDGPITPATIAALAEGFAAAHKRLYGFVAEGEAVQLVTYRVEAVGLVPKAAFRPEPDAGPDASHAIVGSREVWFPEAGGFVACPIYDRDKLRSGNRFAGPAIVEQMDSTTVLLPGMTATVEPYLNLILEMP
- a CDS encoding SIS domain-containing protein; the protein is MSIAFDREAVLSGLEPTRGALPAAFALGQELAPRIDRIYLVACGSANRAMLGIQYWLERYSAGIEVRRYFPAEFMAIDPPRLNERTLVLLASKSGTTPETVAAAQFLKDKPCQVIAFSQYGDKPLAQAVSRHFLVGSTSESFAAMFMLMQALVGGLMAAKENWPLGAKLLASLDALPAAMCDAAEQNEARAAADAATYAGDDRIYHVASGPGFTTAYVFGVCILMEMLWLHSYPIEAAEFFHGPFEIVDKQTPMILITGEDPSRPLMERVTSFCDTYAGRVMNYDSRDYAMKGVDPEIRPIVAPYILQAALKRFSAHLSVLRNQPLTTRRYMWKVAY